A genome region from Choloepus didactylus isolate mChoDid1 chromosome 12, mChoDid1.pri, whole genome shotgun sequence includes the following:
- the LOC119507103 gene encoding lupus La protein homolog codes for MAENGDNEKMAALEAKICHQIEYYFGDFNLPRDKFLKEQIKLDEGWVPLEIMIKFNRLNRLTTDFNVIVEALSKSKAELMEISEDKTKIRRSPSKPLPEVTDEYKNDVKNRSVYIKGFPTDATLDDIKEWLEGKGQVLNIQMRRTWHKAFKGSIFPVFDSIESAKKFVETPGQKYKDTDLLILFKEDYFAKKNEERKQHKVEAKLRAKQEQEEKQKLAEDAEMKSLEEKIGCLLKFSGDLDDQTCREDLHILFSSHGEIKWIDFVRGAKEGIILFKEKAKEALDKAQDANNGNLQLRNKDVTWEVLEGEMEKDALEKIIEDQQESLNKWKSKGCRFKGKGKGNKAAQAGSAKGKVQFQGKKTEFDSDDERNENGAAGTVKRAREEADKEEPASKQQKTENGAGDQ; via the coding sequence ATGGCTGAAAATGGTGATAATGAAAAAATGGCTGCCCTAGAGGCCAAAATCTGTCATCAAATTGAGTATTATTTTGGCGACTTTAATTTGCCACGGGACAAGTTTTTAAAGGAACAGATAAAACTGGATGAAGGCTGGGTACCTTTGGAGataatgataaaattcaataGGTTAAACCGTCTAACAACAGACTTTAATGTAATAGTTGAAGCATTGAGCAAATCTAAGGCAGAACTCATGGAAATAAGTGAAGataaaactaaaatcagaagaTCTCCAAGTAAACCTCTCCCTGAAGTGACTGACGAGTATAAAAATGATGTAAAAAACAGATCCGTTTATATTAAAGGCTTCCCAACGGATGCAACCCTTGATGACATAAAAGAATGGTTGGAAGGTAAAGGTCAAGTACTAAATATTCAGATGAGAAGAACATGGCACAAAGCATTTAAGGGATCAATATTTCCTGTGTTTGATAGCATTGAATCTGCTAAGAAGTTTGTAGAGACTCCTGGCCAGAAATACAAAGACACAGACCTGCTAATACTTTTCAAGGAAGATTACtttgcaaaaaagaatgaagaaagaaagcaaCATAAAGTGGAAGCTAAATTAAGAGCTAAACAAGagcaagaagaaaaacagaagttggCAGAAGATGCTGAAATGAAATCTCTAGAAGAAAAGATTGGATGCTTGCTGAAATTTTCGGGTGACTTAGATGATCAGACCTGTAGAGAAGATTTGCACATCCTTTTTTCAAGTCATGGTGAAATAAAATGGATAGACTTTGTCAGAGGAGCAAAAGAGGGAATAatcctatttaaagaaaaagctaAAGAAGCACTGGATAAAGCCCAAGATGCAAATAATGGTAACCTACAATTAAGAAACAAAGATGTGACTTGGGAAGTATTAgaaggagagatggagaaagatgcATTGGAAAAAATCatagaagatcaacaagaatccctaaacaaatggaaatcaAAAGGTTGTCgatttaaaggaaaaggaaagggaaataaagCTGCTCAGGCTGGGTCTGCTAAAGGAAAAGTACAGTTTCAGGGCAAGAAAACTGAGTTTGATAGTGATGATGAACGTAATGAAAATGGTGCTGCTGGAACAGTGAAAAGAGCAAGAGAAGAAGCAGACAAGGAAGAACCTgcatcaaaacaacagaaaacagaaaatggtgCTGGAGACCAGTAG